DNA from Candidatus Micrarchaeia archaeon:
GTTACCCCCTCGGCTTCAAGGAGCGAGGGGCGCGTAATCGCGACCGGGAAGCTCGGGCAGATTGCGAAGGAAGCGGTGGACAACGTTTCCGCCATCCTGAAGAAATACGAGAGCAAGGACCTTTCCCAAAAAGACATCCACATACAGTTTCTGCAGACGTATGAAGGAGTGGAGGGGGACAGCGCTTCCATCTCTATTGCGGTCGGGGTTATTTCCGCCCTTGAAGGGATTCCTCTGGACCAGAGCTTCGCGCTCACAGGCTCGCTTTCAGTGCGCGGCGATTCGCTTCCGGTCGGAGGGATAAACGGCAAAATTGAAGCCGCGATAGACGCAGGAATGAAGAGTGTAATCATCCCAAAAGCCAACGAGATGGACGTTTACCTCCCGAAGGAGTCGCTCAGCAAGATAAAGGTCATTCCTGTCTCAACAATCGCTGAGGTTCTTGATTACGTGCTTGAGGACAGCCCCAGGAAAAAGAAATTGGTT
Protein-coding regions in this window:
- a CDS encoding S16 family serine protease, whose amino-acid sequence is VTPSASRSEGRVIATGKLGQIAKEAVDNVSAILKKYESKDLSQKDIHIQFLQTYEGVEGDSASISIAVGVISALEGIPLDQSFALTGSLSVRGDSLPVGGINGKIEAAIDAGMKSVIIPKANEMDVYLPKESLSKIKVIPVSTIAEVLDYVLEDSPRKKKLVSEIKKNMKKEEKN